Proteins encoded together in one Nitrospirota bacterium window:
- the ccsB gene encoding c-type cytochrome biogenesis protein CcsB yields the protein MVILFELALTFYFAATIVGVVELFRGSRATTRILLVLAAVGFILHTVNIVLSLLSGHIPVTNMHEASSFFSWCIVLLFFYVEYRYKIGLLGSFIMPVVFILMLSSSILPREITPVSPMLKSYWLGIHTALAFLGDAAFAMAAGIGVMYLVQEHFVKTKRLGSLFQRLPSLQILDEVSYKLITLGFPLLTLAIITGALWAESAWGSYWRWDPKEVWSLITWLVYALVLHVRLTAGWRGKKAAILSILGFSIVLFTFFGVNLLLKGVHSFVR from the coding sequence ATGGTTATTCTCTTTGAACTCGCCTTGACTTTTTACTTTGCAGCAACAATTGTAGGAGTTGTAGAGCTTTTCAGGGGAAGCAGGGCAACGACCAGGATACTGCTTGTCCTTGCTGCCGTTGGCTTTATCCTCCATACCGTCAATATAGTCCTGAGCCTCCTGTCCGGACACATACCGGTTACAAATATGCACGAGGCATCCTCTTTCTTTTCATGGTGTATCGTCCTCCTCTTTTTTTATGTTGAATACAGGTACAAAATAGGGTTGCTTGGCTCTTTTATAATGCCGGTTGTCTTTATTCTTATGCTGTCATCGTCCATACTGCCCCGGGAGATAACACCTGTAAGCCCGATGCTCAAGAGTTACTGGCTTGGCATTCACACAGCACTGGCATTTTTAGGAGATGCTGCATTTGCCATGGCCGCAGGCATAGGGGTTATGTATCTTGTTCAGGAACATTTTGTAAAGACAAAACGTCTGGGAAGCCTGTTTCAGAGGTTGCCGAGCCTCCAGATACTTGATGAGGTGAGCTACAAACTCATAACACTCGGGTTTCCCCTGCTGACACTTGCGATCATTACCGGCGCCCTCTGGGCAGAGAGTGCCTGGGGGAGTTACTGGCGATGGGACCCCAAAGAGGTCTGGTCACTGATTACCTGGCTCGTCTATGCCCTTGTCCTGCATGTAAGACTGACCGCGGGCTGGCGGGGCAAAAAGGCGGCAATACTTTCAATCCTTGGATTCTCCATAGTGCTGTTTACATTCTTTGGAGTAAATCTGCTACTGAAGGGGGTTCACAGCTTTGTAAGATGA